In the Sediminitomix flava genome, one interval contains:
- a CDS encoding DAHL domain-containing protein: MKLQFVIGIAAFLVFSIGGIFVFTGFIDKNKAHQISNVLDGLRSENNQTDENLLKFSHRLFFDYDPLVQNSNTLDHFAQRISSTELGLYGQNNENIDSLIRVTTAKIKEKRKHIEEFKSNFSILKNSITSLPILKKELEANNSELQIHEEVNDIVLNALIYITSPSDFKREQLKTTLSNFQNKYEKVESDYDEKVLQLIIYHSSIVLDQKIRQQRIISAISDQNLSSTIKELQGEYLMVFEKKNEQYERIISLFYLVSILLFIIVIGALVLIKKKANQIQHKSQRITESINYAKKIQKAVLPKRQEIETLFPDNFIMYQPKDIVSGDFYWFHQTAEHTVVACVDCSGHGVPGAFMSVIGKSLLEKIVVDHQILIPDRILYCLDIELKRVLKQEESSNKEGMDLSICVLNKNTLELQYAGAYNPLIYIQNNKLHEFKADRFSIGYFDRRKEKKKVFHTHSLTITEDTCFYMFSDGFKDQFGGEESQKFTRRRLQELLYNHHQLSMKEQSQIFKQKFMEWKGIEKQTDDVMLIGFRISMN; this comes from the coding sequence ATGAAACTTCAGTTTGTTATAGGCATAGCCGCATTTCTTGTATTTTCTATTGGAGGGATTTTTGTATTCACTGGCTTCATAGATAAAAATAAAGCCCATCAGATCTCAAATGTACTAGATGGTTTACGTAGTGAAAATAATCAGACCGATGAAAATCTGCTCAAATTCAGCCATCGTCTTTTCTTCGATTATGATCCTTTGGTTCAAAACTCAAATACATTAGATCATTTTGCCCAACGAATTTCCTCTACTGAATTAGGGTTATATGGGCAAAATAATGAAAATATAGATTCTTTAATAAGAGTCACTACTGCCAAAATAAAAGAAAAGAGGAAGCACATTGAAGAATTCAAATCCAATTTCTCTATTCTAAAAAACTCGATTACTTCACTCCCTATCCTTAAAAAAGAACTTGAGGCAAATAATTCTGAACTTCAAATTCATGAAGAGGTAAATGATATCGTTTTGAATGCCTTGATCTACATTACTTCTCCTTCTGACTTTAAAAGGGAACAACTTAAAACTACACTCAGCAATTTTCAGAATAAATATGAGAAAGTAGAATCAGATTATGATGAAAAGGTTTTACAACTCATAATCTATCACAGTAGTATAGTCTTAGATCAGAAAATCAGACAGCAACGTATTATCAGTGCTATAAGTGATCAAAATCTGTCATCAACTATCAAAGAACTTCAAGGAGAATATTTGATGGTTTTCGAAAAGAAAAATGAGCAATACGAACGCATCATTAGCCTTTTCTATCTCGTAAGTATTTTGCTTTTCATTATTGTGATTGGAGCTCTAGTCTTGATAAAAAAGAAAGCCAATCAGATTCAACACAAGAGTCAACGCATTACAGAAAGTATCAACTACGCAAAAAAAATTCAGAAAGCTGTACTTCCTAAACGCCAAGAAATTGAAACACTATTTCCAGACAATTTTATCATGTATCAACCGAAAGACATTGTTTCTGGAGATTTTTATTGGTTCCATCAAACAGCCGAACATACCGTTGTTGCCTGTGTAGATTGTAGCGGTCATGGTGTACCTGGGGCATTTATGTCTGTAATCGGGAAAAGTCTATTGGAGAAAATTGTAGTTGACCATCAAATCCTCATCCCCGATCGAATCCTTTACTGTTTAGACATAGAATTGAAGCGAGTTCTCAAACAAGAAGAATCATCTAATAAAGAAGGTATGGATTTATCAATCTGTGTGTTAAATAAAAATACGCTAGAACTCCAATACGCAGGTGCTTACAATCCACTCATTTATATACAGAATAACAAATTACACGAGTTTAAGGCCGACCGCTTTTCTATCGGATATTTTGATCGTAGAAAGGAAAAAAAGAAAGTATTTCACACACATTCATTGACCATTACTGAAGATACTTGCTTTTATATGTTTTCAGATGGATTCAAAGATCAGTTTGGAGGAGAAGAAAGTCAGAAGTTCACAAGAAGAAGATTACAAGAATTGTTGTATAACCATCATCAACTTTCCATGAAGGAGCAAAGTCAGATTTTCAAACAGAAATTTATGGAATGGAAAGGGATTGAAAAACAGACTGATGATGTTATGCTTATAGGTTTCCGTATCTCTATGAACTAA
- a CDS encoding cytochrome-c peroxidase: MNPGFLLSIITSSLLFLYSCENPNNKHSTFNDTTSKQSVTTKEPIKPIHLPIVSIDKVELGKQLFHDTRLSKTNKISCASCHNLETGGVDQEKFSKGIHDRLGNINTPTVYNSSQNFKQFWDGRADNLLDQIDGPIHNPNEMGMDWNSITSILEKDNEYQTSFNRLYEGGISSENIKDAIAEFEKSLVTPSRFDRFLEGDYDAISESERHGYQLFKEYGCSSCHQGKNVGGNMFQKLGIVKHYFSDTSQADYGRFNLTKDEADMFVFKVPSLRNVALTAPYLHNGKAQTLEEVIQIMAEYQLGRIISKEEVKLIESFLQSLTGEELEPSTTEILTQK; the protein is encoded by the coding sequence ATGAACCCTGGATTTCTACTCTCTATTATCACGAGTAGCTTATTATTTCTATATTCTTGTGAGAATCCAAATAACAAGCATTCCACTTTTAATGACACTACAAGTAAGCAAAGTGTAACTACTAAAGAACCTATTAAACCTATTCATTTACCCATTGTATCTATCGATAAGGTAGAATTAGGAAAACAATTATTTCATGATACCCGATTATCCAAAACGAATAAAATTTCATGTGCAAGTTGCCATAACCTAGAAACTGGAGGAGTAGACCAAGAAAAATTTTCAAAAGGTATTCATGACCGACTTGGCAACATAAATACTCCTACGGTCTATAACTCATCTCAAAACTTCAAACAGTTTTGGGATGGTAGAGCAGACAATTTACTTGATCAAATAGATGGTCCTATCCACAACCCAAATGAAATGGGAATGGATTGGAATTCCATTACCTCAATTCTTGAAAAGGATAATGAGTATCAAACATCTTTTAATCGCCTTTACGAAGGAGGAATCTCTTCTGAAAATATAAAAGATGCTATCGCTGAGTTTGAAAAATCATTGGTCACTCCGTCTCGTTTCGATCGATTTTTGGAAGGTGACTATGATGCCATTTCAGAAAGCGAACGTCATGGCTACCAACTCTTCAAAGAATATGGCTGCTCATCTTGCCATCAAGGAAAGAATGTAGGAGGAAATATGTTCCAAAAACTAGGCATTGTGAAACATTATTTCTCTGACACTTCTCAAGCTGATTACGGGAGATTTAACCTCACAAAAGATGAAGCTGATATGTTTGTATTCAAAGTTCCTTCTCTCCGAAATGTAGCTCTTACAGCTCCTTACCTTCACAATGGGAAAGCTCAAACTTTAGAAGAAGTCATACAAATTATGGCGGAATATCAATTAGGACGTATCATTTCTAAAGAAGAAGTCAAACTGATCGAATCCTTTCTTCAGTCACTTACAGGAGAAGAACTCGAACCTAGTACAACAGAAATTTTAACCCAAAAATAA
- a CDS encoding thioredoxin family protein has product MIIFKAWATIKEDKIHWLAFDEAVTEAQKTERMILIDVYTEWCGWCKHMGNKTYQDDHLASYVNSHFLPVKLNAETRKKILFKGEPIPTKEFVRQQGVKVYPSIIIMDDKGSIRLLEGYHNEKELMSALKALEESR; this is encoded by the coding sequence ATGATAATTTTTAAGGCTTGGGCTACCATCAAAGAAGATAAAATTCATTGGTTGGCTTTTGACGAAGCTGTTACAGAAGCTCAGAAAACTGAGCGAATGATTTTGATTGATGTTTATACTGAATGGTGTGGATGGTGTAAGCATATGGGAAATAAAACCTACCAAGATGATCATTTAGCATCGTATGTCAATTCACATTTTTTACCTGTAAAATTGAATGCCGAAACACGAAAGAAGATTTTATTCAAAGGAGAACCAATTCCAACAAAAGAATTTGTAAGACAGCAAGGAGTCAAAGTCTATCCGTCTATCATTATTATGGATGATAAAGGAAGCATCCGTCTGTTGGAAGGATATCATAATGAAAAAGAACTAATGAGTGCATTGAAAGCATTAGAGGAAAGTAGATAA
- a CDS encoding RluA family pseudouridine synthase gives MNIIQSHTIPANPPRLRLLDYSLEVIDTIVSRNGIKKALKKGALRLNGKMASGSEWIEEGLVITLIDLEEKAPKVFPLQLDVLYEDDDLAVIYKPAGIMVSGNAFRTIENALQGNLKPSEAKDALKWPKPVHRLDAPTSGLLVIAKSVKARVELGKQFEQKTIKKRYQAVVTGKLSEERGHIYTPIEGKECHSEFIVEKCVRSLSNEYLSLVSLFPHTGKTHQLRIHMSESGHPIMGDQMYGKEGKMLKGKGLFLTAVELWFPHPITQKVMQIGVKTPNKFHSLLEREEERWKKFKEGK, from the coding sequence ATGAATATTATTCAATCACATACCATTCCTGCTAATCCGCCAAGACTTCGCTTGCTTGATTATTCCTTAGAAGTAATCGATACCATTGTGAGTCGTAATGGAATAAAAAAAGCTTTGAAAAAAGGAGCTTTAAGACTGAATGGCAAAATGGCTTCGGGAAGTGAATGGATTGAAGAAGGGCTAGTCATTACCCTCATTGATCTTGAGGAAAAAGCGCCCAAAGTTTTTCCTCTACAGCTAGATGTGCTTTATGAAGATGATGATTTGGCTGTGATTTATAAACCTGCAGGTATAATGGTCAGTGGAAATGCTTTCCGAACTATTGAAAACGCACTTCAAGGAAATCTGAAACCTTCTGAAGCAAAAGATGCACTAAAGTGGCCTAAACCTGTTCATCGCTTGGACGCCCCTACAAGTGGACTTTTAGTGATTGCGAAATCGGTTAAAGCAAGAGTAGAACTAGGTAAACAGTTTGAACAAAAAACAATCAAGAAAAGATATCAGGCAGTTGTCACAGGAAAATTATCAGAGGAACGAGGGCATATTTATACACCAATTGAGGGCAAAGAATGCCATAGTGAATTTATAGTGGAAAAGTGTGTGCGATCGTTGAGTAACGAGTATTTGAGCTTGGTTAGTCTATTTCCGCATACAGGAAAAACACATCAACTTCGTATTCATATGTCAGAAAGTGGGCATCCGATTATGGGCGATCAGATGTATGGTAAAGAAGGGAAAATGCTAAAAGGAAAAGGACTTTTCTTAACGGCGGTAGAACTTTGGTTTCCACACCCAATTACTCAGAAAGTAATGCAAATTGGAGTAAAAACACCTAATAAATTTCATAGCCTTTTGGAACGTGAAGAAGAAAGATGGAAGAAGTTTAAAGAGGGAAAATAA
- a CDS encoding caspase family protein has protein sequence MHKIISSLLGISLFFSAHFSFAQVWNSSSYDITPAISADGKTLVFQSYRDGWSYFYESRKDSAWQWSEPKRLKFLDGIATEMDEIYTPSLSADGRQLFFSAWLFDESESADLYVAERTEDQKWVRPRQIKNKTINTELYEKSPSLSADGMDLYFVRFKPVRGGKPKYSIWTARKNEDGSWGDAQKLPAHINNGSASEPKIHYNGKSLFFLLENKEGSQWMVSQRLKDGSWEEATPVNFISENVRSWSMSEFAGTIFKEKEIDGKRNISIALLPENDMLFLSPKALVEDYVTEKMRAWQQRGKFEPSSAYRKRVNSASILEQTEYYVREIAQKIANARINWSKVNNEYDPDRQVFQITYEGFQPFYVKVPLDKAETFDKEFKNIQCKTPIFTFGTEKPAFVSADLQLPSFDDTFSYRQGDVIQFESALAMNEQSRFELKDYHRSSSVKSKIKPEVEEESFDFGDDFDIMAPPPRKDYALVIATDEYDQWNNLVNPVNDAETISKELEENYGFEVNFVKNPTTAQIMSALRKFASKKYNFYDQLFIFIAGHGQYDPIFQEGYIVGKNSLIHDEGKTTYVSHSSLRTVINNIPCEHIFLAIDACFGGTFDPTIASSRGNLYDEISKQDFVDRKLQFKTRRYLTSGGKEYVPDGRPGHHSPFARKFLEALRNYGGDDRILTMGELLNYTERLEPQPRTGEFGDNAPGSDFIFISK, from the coding sequence ATGCACAAAATTATATCTAGCCTTTTAGGCATAAGCTTATTTTTCTCTGCACATTTCAGCTTTGCACAAGTCTGGAATTCTTCTTCTTATGACATTACGCCTGCAATTTCAGCAGATGGGAAAACCTTAGTTTTTCAGTCTTACAGAGATGGTTGGAGTTATTTTTATGAATCTAGGAAAGATAGTGCGTGGCAGTGGTCAGAGCCTAAGCGTCTTAAGTTTTTGGATGGCATAGCTACAGAAATGGATGAAATATACACTCCGTCTTTGAGTGCCGATGGTCGACAACTCTTTTTTAGTGCTTGGCTTTTTGATGAATCCGAAAGTGCTGATCTGTATGTGGCTGAACGAACAGAAGATCAGAAATGGGTACGCCCAAGACAAATTAAGAATAAGACGATTAACACTGAGCTTTACGAAAAATCACCTTCCTTATCGGCTGATGGAATGGATTTGTATTTTGTGAGATTTAAACCTGTCAGAGGAGGAAAACCAAAATATTCGATTTGGACGGCTAGAAAAAATGAAGATGGAAGTTGGGGTGATGCTCAAAAGTTACCCGCTCACATCAATAACGGAAGTGCTTCAGAACCTAAAATCCATTACAATGGCAAATCCTTATTTTTCCTTTTAGAAAATAAAGAAGGTTCACAGTGGATGGTTAGTCAGCGATTGAAAGATGGGAGTTGGGAAGAAGCAACGCCTGTAAATTTCATTTCTGAAAATGTAAGATCGTGGAGTATGTCTGAGTTTGCAGGTACAATTTTTAAGGAAAAAGAAATTGATGGAAAACGAAATATTTCAATAGCACTTTTACCCGAAAATGATATGCTTTTCCTTTCGCCAAAAGCATTGGTAGAAGATTATGTGACGGAGAAAATGAGAGCTTGGCAGCAACGAGGAAAATTTGAACCTTCTTCAGCTTACAGAAAGAGAGTGAATAGTGCGAGCATTTTAGAGCAAACAGAATACTATGTTCGAGAAATTGCTCAGAAAATTGCAAATGCTCGAATCAATTGGTCGAAAGTGAATAATGAGTACGACCCAGATCGTCAAGTTTTCCAGATTACGTATGAAGGTTTTCAACCATTCTATGTAAAAGTACCATTGGATAAGGCTGAGACTTTTGACAAAGAATTCAAAAATATTCAGTGTAAAACTCCAATTTTTACTTTCGGAACAGAAAAACCCGCATTCGTATCTGCAGACTTACAATTGCCAAGTTTTGATGATACTTTCTCTTACAGACAAGGAGATGTTATTCAATTTGAGTCTGCTCTAGCAATGAATGAACAAAGTAGATTTGAGTTGAAAGACTATCACAGAAGTTCGAGCGTAAAGTCTAAGATAAAGCCCGAAGTAGAAGAAGAAAGCTTTGACTTCGGAGATGATTTTGACATTATGGCTCCACCTCCAAGAAAAGATTATGCACTTGTCATTGCTACTGACGAGTATGACCAGTGGAATAATTTGGTGAATCCTGTAAACGATGCAGAAACAATTTCGAAAGAGCTAGAAGAAAACTATGGTTTTGAAGTCAACTTCGTAAAAAATCCGACTACAGCACAAATCATGAGTGCACTCCGAAAGTTCGCTTCTAAAAAATACAATTTCTACGATCAGCTTTTCATTTTTATTGCAGGACATGGGCAGTATGATCCGATATTCCAAGAAGGATATATTGTTGGTAAAAACTCCTTGATTCATGATGAAGGAAAAACGACTTATGTTTCACATTCGAGTCTTCGAACCGTAATCAATAACATCCCTTGCGAACATATTTTCTTAGCTATTGATGCCTGTTTCGGAGGAACATTTGATCCTACAATCGCTTCTTCAAGAGGAAATTTATATGATGAAATTTCTAAGCAAGATTTCGTAGACAGAAAGCTTCAATTCAAGACTAGACGCTACCTTACTTCGGGAGGAAAAGAATATGTTCCCGATGGTAGACCCGGACATCATTCGCCATTTGCTCGAAAGTTTTTGGAAGCACTCCGAAATTATGGAGGAGACGACAGGATTTTAACGATGGGTGAATTATTGAATTATACCGAGCGATTAGAGCCTCAGCCTCGCACAGGTGAATTTGGAGATAATGCACCAGGCAGCGACTTTATTTTTATCTCGAAATAG
- a CDS encoding AI-2E family transporter, with amino-acid sequence MANSMENDVKSIRRILVVFLVAGIHYLLYALSSLVTPLILSSFIALLLYPALQFLVDKKIPKYLALFAVVTVVFLLLGGITAMIRSSVMEIYADKEQISEMFLEKVNSLGFSVGDLDGFFSEFINPEKISEMLTPVLSGAASFLGGSFTFFFYLLLISSGLLSYKKYLKRFGNGEDSTKWFDVFIKIKESFSVYIRVKVLISLGTGFCFWIICSSFGISSAMFWGFLAFCLNFIPTFGSVIATIIPVCFGFLYLEPTPLIIYGALLGVVQFIFGNILEPIFLDKQLSINTLTILFGLVFWNEILGVTGLFLAVPLLVLTKILLENIEGGKKIALFMES; translated from the coding sequence ATGGCAAACTCCATGGAAAATGATGTAAAGTCGATTAGGCGGATTTTAGTAGTATTTTTAGTGGCAGGGATTCATTATCTTCTCTATGCGTTATCGAGCCTTGTGACTCCACTTATTTTATCTTCTTTTATAGCACTATTACTGTATCCTGCTTTACAGTTTTTAGTGGACAAAAAAATACCAAAGTACTTAGCACTTTTTGCTGTAGTGACTGTTGTATTTCTTCTTTTAGGGGGGATCACAGCCATGATCCGAAGCTCTGTCATGGAGATTTATGCAGACAAAGAACAGATATCTGAAATGTTTCTGGAAAAGGTAAATTCCCTTGGATTTAGTGTAGGAGATTTGGATGGCTTTTTCTCAGAATTTATAAATCCAGAAAAAATCAGTGAAATGCTCACTCCTGTACTTTCAGGTGCTGCTTCTTTTTTAGGAGGTTCATTCACATTTTTCTTTTACCTCTTACTGATTTCTAGTGGACTTTTATCCTATAAAAAATATCTAAAAAGGTTTGGTAATGGCGAGGATAGCACAAAATGGTTTGATGTCTTCATCAAGATTAAAGAGTCATTTTCGGTTTATATCCGAGTGAAAGTATTGATTAGTTTAGGAACAGGTTTCTGCTTCTGGATTATCTGTTCTTCTTTTGGTATAAGCTCAGCTATGTTTTGGGGATTCTTAGCTTTCTGCCTCAATTTCATTCCTACCTTCGGTTCTGTGATAGCCACAATTATTCCTGTATGTTTCGGTTTCCTTTATTTAGAGCCAACTCCTCTCATTATTTATGGAGCACTTTTAGGTGTAGTCCAATTCATTTTTGGAAATATACTTGAACCTATTTTCCTAGATAAACAACTTTCAATCAATACACTTACGATTTTGTTTGGTCTTGTATTTTGGAATGAAATCTTAGGGGTTACAGGCCTTTTCTTGGCAGTGCCTCTTTTGGTACTTACCAAAATCTTACTGGAAAATATAGAGGGAGGAAAAAAGATTGCTCTCTTTATGGAATCCTAA
- a CDS encoding aminopeptidase P family protein has protein sequence MRILLFIGMMSFLSFSVFAQFDAEGYLDKDFHKSRREAFRTSMEENSVAVLFANPIRNRANDVDFIYHQDPDFYYLTGYREPHAVLLIFSETQTSPTGVTFDELLFVQPKNELYEMWTGERLGIEGTKTALGFENVFANTDFEAFELNFDNFDRLYFYAFHNDVRDNVRDNGDLFSLIEQFKSKASIPKFLNKVSAHLYQMIRSTDIENSANVAQVIAKQMDKMPLLKLDPYLKEYVVEKDEENRLKIASKLPDHRFDILGLEQRMAALREVKTEAEVQLLRKAVRISTVGQEEVMKAMNPSISEREVQGIHEFVFKKYGAEYEGYPSIVGAGHNGCVLHYIDNKKQQIEDGELILMDLGAQFRGYTADVTRTIPVNGKFSKEQKQIYELVLKAQEEGIAACRVGAEFGSPNKAAAKVIKEGLLELGIIENEKDYRKYFPHGTSHHIGLDVHDKSNYGEFQHNMIITVEPGIYIPKGSPCDEKWWDIAVRIEDDILITNEGVENLSADAPRTVKEIEALMKKESILSQFILPKI, from the coding sequence ATGCGGATACTTTTATTTATAGGAATGATGAGCTTTTTATCATTCTCAGTTTTTGCTCAATTTGATGCTGAAGGTTATTTGGATAAGGATTTTCACAAGTCGAGGAGAGAAGCTTTTAGGACTTCTATGGAAGAAAATTCAGTAGCTGTACTTTTTGCAAATCCGATAAGAAATAGAGCCAATGATGTAGATTTTATATACCACCAAGATCCTGATTTTTATTACTTGACGGGCTACAGAGAGCCGCATGCTGTCTTATTAATTTTCTCAGAAACACAGACTTCACCTACAGGGGTTACTTTTGATGAACTACTATTTGTTCAGCCTAAAAATGAACTCTACGAAATGTGGACAGGCGAGCGCTTGGGTATTGAAGGTACAAAAACAGCATTAGGTTTTGAGAATGTCTTTGCGAATACAGACTTCGAAGCCTTTGAATTGAACTTTGACAATTTTGATCGCCTATATTTTTATGCTTTTCACAATGACGTAAGAGATAACGTTAGAGACAATGGTGATTTATTTAGTCTGATTGAGCAGTTCAAAAGCAAGGCTTCAATTCCAAAATTTTTGAATAAGGTGAGTGCTCATCTATATCAGATGATTAGAAGCACGGATATTGAAAATTCTGCGAATGTAGCCCAAGTTATAGCCAAGCAAATGGATAAAATGCCTTTACTCAAACTAGATCCTTATTTGAAAGAGTATGTGGTAGAAAAAGACGAAGAGAATAGGCTTAAAATTGCTTCAAAATTACCAGATCACAGATTTGATATTTTAGGTCTGGAACAGAGAATGGCAGCATTGAGAGAAGTTAAAACTGAAGCTGAAGTACAGTTGCTTCGTAAAGCTGTTCGTATTTCTACAGTTGGGCAAGAGGAAGTTATGAAAGCGATGAATCCAAGTATTTCAGAAAGAGAAGTTCAAGGAATTCATGAGTTTGTATTCAAAAAATACGGAGCGGAGTATGAAGGTTATCCTTCAATTGTTGGGGCAGGACATAATGGTTGTGTATTGCATTACATTGACAATAAGAAACAACAAATTGAAGATGGCGAGTTGATCTTGATGGACTTGGGCGCTCAATTTAGAGGATATACTGCTGATGTGACTCGTACAATTCCTGTAAATGGTAAATTCAGTAAAGAGCAAAAACAAATTTATGAGCTAGTTCTAAAAGCTCAAGAGGAAGGAATAGCTGCTTGTAGAGTTGGTGCCGAATTTGGCAGTCCAAACAAAGCTGCTGCGAAAGTTATAAAAGAAGGGCTTTTGGAGTTGGGAATTATCGAAAACGAAAAAGATTATCGCAAATACTTTCCACATGGTACCTCACATCATATTGGTTTAGATGTGCATGACAAAAGTAATTATGGCGAGTTTCAGCATAACATGATTATCACCGTAGAGCCTGGTATTTACATTCCGAAAGGAAGTCCTTGTGATGAAAAATGGTGGGATATTGCAGTGAGAATTGAAGATGATATTCTGATTACAAATGAAGGTGTTGAAAACCTATCTGCAGATGCTCCAAGAACAGTAAAAGAGATTGAAGCTTTGATGAAAAAAGAGAGTATACTTAGTCAGTTTATTCTTCCAAAAATCTAA
- a CDS encoding PEGA domain-containing protein, which translates to MKTRLFYSLLVLFLLTGCASIVHGPSQLVNFSSQPSGAKIFIDGKEYGQTPSTVSLKRMGRLKGEASTKQSYNVKVELEGFYPYEVIIKREMDGWFLGNILFGGLVGIIIDAASGAMYKLTPDQVIAQLGTKSPATVMNSKNNEQIFFAVTLTPDPTWEKIGQLEVSAQ; encoded by the coding sequence ATGAAAACAAGACTTTTTTATTCTCTACTAGTACTTTTCTTACTAACAGGCTGTGCTTCAATTGTTCATGGACCTTCGCAATTGGTTAACTTCAGTAGTCAACCATCAGGTGCTAAAATTTTTATTGATGGAAAAGAATACGGACAAACACCTAGTACTGTTTCTCTAAAAAGAATGGGACGTTTGAAAGGTGAAGCATCTACCAAACAATCTTATAATGTAAAAGTAGAACTAGAAGGTTTCTATCCTTATGAGGTTATCATCAAAAGAGAAATGGACGGATGGTTTTTAGGTAACATTCTTTTTGGAGGACTTGTTGGAATTATTATCGACGCTGCAAGTGGTGCAATGTATAAATTAACTCCAGATCAAGTTATTGCTCAACTTGGTACAAAAAGTCCTGCGACTGTAATGAATAGCAAAAACAATGAGCAAATTTTCTTTGCTGTTACGCTTACTCCTGATCCTACTTGGGAGAAAATTGGTCAGCTAGAAGTTAGTGCTCAATAA
- a CDS encoding NAD(P)H-hydrate dehydratase: MKIINAEQTRQLDQYTIENEPIASIDLMERASLRFSEWFSNKFSSQKTIKIFAGMGNNGGDGLAVARMLYQNRYKVEVYIIKYSDTGSIDFHKNEKRLSKLPIKIIRLDENSKHPELGEQDIIIDAIFGSGLNRPIRGFTACLIQHLNDSAALKVSIDIPSGLFCDNFNADENIFRADHTLSFQFPKLSFMLPQNHVYVGEWAIKDIGLHKEKIEHLPTSFFFIDQDYISSILKTRKKFDHKGTYGHALLVGGSYGKIGAVVLATKAALRSGAGLISARVPSFGYTILQSNVPEAMCITEQNEDENTHPPFDSFSSIGIGPGMGTDANAQSLFISILQQINFPIVVDADAINLIGKYPALMDLVPKGSILTPHPKEFERLTSGKYHNQYERLEVQREFAKEYEVTVLVKGAHSSIALPSGEVYFNSTGNSGMATGGSGDVLTGIITGLLAQSYRPEYATILGVYLHGLAGDFAAKEKSETAMIASDIINNLGEAYKTILS, translated from the coding sequence ATGAAAATTATTAATGCTGAACAAACCAGACAACTCGATCAATACACCATCGAAAATGAACCTATCGCTTCTATTGACTTAATGGAAAGAGCCTCTCTCCGATTTAGTGAATGGTTTTCCAATAAATTTTCTAGTCAAAAGACCATCAAAATATTTGCTGGGATGGGAAATAATGGAGGTGATGGTTTAGCTGTGGCTCGAATGCTTTATCAGAACAGGTATAAAGTAGAAGTTTATATCATAAAATACAGCGATACAGGCAGTATTGATTTTCATAAGAATGAGAAAAGATTAAGCAAACTGCCCATTAAAATCATTCGGCTTGATGAAAATAGTAAACACCCAGAATTAGGAGAGCAAGATATTATTATAGATGCCATTTTCGGCTCTGGACTTAATAGACCAATCAGAGGTTTTACGGCATGTCTTATTCAGCACCTCAATGACTCTGCTGCTCTTAAAGTATCCATTGACATTCCTTCTGGCTTATTCTGTGACAACTTCAATGCTGATGAAAATATCTTCCGTGCTGATCATACCTTAAGTTTTCAATTTCCGAAACTATCTTTCATGTTACCCCAAAACCATGTTTATGTAGGTGAATGGGCTATAAAAGATATCGGATTACACAAAGAAAAGATTGAACACCTACCAACATCTTTCTTTTTCATTGATCAAGACTATATTTCTAGCATTCTGAAAACACGAAAAAAGTTTGATCATAAGGGTACTTATGGTCATGCACTTTTAGTGGGAGGAAGCTATGGTAAAATTGGAGCAGTAGTTTTAGCCACAAAAGCTGCTCTCCGAAGTGGAGCTGGGCTTATAAGCGCACGTGTTCCTAGTTTCGGATATACAATTCTTCAAAGCAATGTACCCGAAGCGATGTGTATCACTGAACAAAATGAAGATGAAAATACACATCCGCCTTTTGACTCTTTTAGTAGTATCGGAATTGGACCTGGGATGGGAACTGATGCAAATGCGCAAAGTCTTTTCATTAGTATCCTTCAGCAAATTAACTTTCCGATAGTAGTAGATGCAGATGCTATAAACCTGATTGGTAAATACCCTGCCTTGATGGACTTAGTTCCTAAAGGCTCAATTCTCACTCCCCATCCTAAAGAGTTTGAACGATTGACTTCGGGAAAATACCACAACCAATATGAAAGATTGGAAGTACAAAGAGAATTTGCCAAAGAATACGAAGTAACAGTACTAGTAAAAGGTGCTCATTCCTCTATTGCTCTTCCTTCGGGGGAAGTCTATTTCAACTCTACAGGGAATTCTGGAATGGCTACAGGGGGAAGCGGAGATGTTCTAACGGGAATTATTACTGGGCTTTTAGCGCAATCTTACCGCCCAGAATATGCGACTATATTAGGTGTTTACCTTCATGGTCTTGCAGGTGATTTTGCTGCAAAAGAAAAAAGTGAAACAGCTATGATTGCTTCTGATATTATCAATAATCTGGGAGAGGCATACAAAACTATACTTAGCTAG